In one window of Caenimonas aquaedulcis DNA:
- a CDS encoding SDR family oxidoreductase: MSYSIDLSGRVAFVTGASSGLGAQFARTLSRAGAAVVLASRRIEKLKELRAQIEAEGGDAHVTQLDVTDIDSIKSAVAHAETEVGSIDILVNNSGVSTTQRIQDVTEEDYDFIFDTNVKGAFFVAQEVGKRMLARARGAAPGTYTGGRIINIASMAGLKVLPQIGAYCMSKAAVVQMTKAMALEWGRFEINVNAICPGYIDTEINHHHWQTEQGQKLMQMLPRKRVGSPEDLDALVVLLASSQSHFINGAVIAADDGFGV; this comes from the coding sequence GTGAGCTACAGCATCGATCTATCGGGCCGCGTCGCCTTCGTCACGGGCGCGTCCAGCGGCCTGGGCGCGCAATTCGCGCGCACGCTGTCGCGCGCCGGCGCGGCCGTCGTGCTGGCGAGCCGCCGCATCGAGAAGCTCAAGGAGCTGCGCGCGCAGATCGAGGCCGAAGGCGGCGACGCCCACGTGACGCAGCTCGACGTCACCGACATCGACAGCATCAAGTCGGCGGTGGCGCACGCGGAAACGGAAGTCGGCTCCATCGACATCCTCGTGAACAACTCCGGCGTGTCCACGACACAGCGCATCCAGGACGTGACGGAGGAGGACTACGACTTCATCTTCGACACGAACGTGAAGGGCGCGTTCTTCGTCGCGCAGGAAGTCGGCAAGCGCATGCTGGCGCGCGCACGCGGCGCGGCGCCGGGCACCTATACGGGCGGGCGGATCATCAACATCGCGTCGATGGCGGGCCTGAAGGTGCTGCCGCAGATCGGCGCGTACTGCATGAGCAAGGCGGCGGTGGTGCAGATGACCAAGGCGATGGCGCTGGAGTGGGGCCGCTTCGAGATCAACGTGAATGCGATCTGCCCCGGCTACATCGACACCGAGATCAATCATCACCACTGGCAGACCGAGCAGGGGCAGAAACTCATGCAGATGCTGCCGCGCAAACGCGTGGGATCGCCCGAGGACCTGGACGCGCTGGTCGTGCTGCTCGCGAGCAGCCAGAGCCATTTCATCAATGGGGCCGTGATCGCGGCGGATGACGGGTTCGGGGTTTAG
- the ybiB gene encoding DNA-binding protein YbiB has translation MGISQYIKEIGRGKQGARPLTREQAADLFGQVLDGTVTDLEIGAFCLSMRIKGETAQEMGGFLDATYARIRKIPAGAKPLVVLPSYNGARKLPVLTPLLALLVARAGLPVAIHGTSTETTRVAVPKVMQELGLHPLEAVRAIEPGEAVFIPTELLCPGLKRLLDVRRVVGLRNSAHSLVKLMNPCAGPAVVVSSYTHPEYAISMAEVFELMGSTALLLRGTEGEVVADARRLPQMDGFIAGRRVALQEGRKGTLTDLPDLPKDTAPETTAAYIRDVLAGTRPVPSSMALQVEHILHLADAATTTIRDI, from the coding sequence ATGGGCATCAGCCAGTACATCAAGGAGATCGGCCGCGGCAAGCAGGGCGCGCGCCCGCTCACGCGCGAACAGGCGGCAGACCTGTTCGGGCAGGTGCTGGATGGCACGGTGACCGACCTGGAGATCGGCGCGTTCTGCCTGTCCATGCGCATCAAGGGCGAGACGGCCCAGGAGATGGGCGGCTTCCTCGATGCCACCTACGCACGCATCCGGAAGATTCCCGCGGGCGCCAAGCCGCTGGTCGTGCTCCCCAGCTACAACGGCGCGCGCAAGTTGCCCGTGCTCACGCCGCTGCTCGCGCTGCTGGTCGCACGCGCGGGGCTGCCGGTGGCGATCCACGGCACCAGCACGGAGACCACGCGCGTGGCCGTGCCCAAGGTGATGCAGGAACTCGGGCTGCACCCGCTCGAAGCGGTGCGCGCCATCGAGCCCGGCGAGGCCGTGTTCATCCCGACCGAGCTGCTGTGCCCCGGCCTGAAGCGCCTGCTCGACGTGCGCCGCGTCGTGGGCCTGCGCAATTCCGCGCACAGCCTCGTCAAGCTCATGAATCCCTGCGCCGGCCCCGCGGTGGTCGTGAGCAGCTATACGCACCCCGAATACGCGATCTCCATGGCCGAAGTGTTCGAACTGATGGGCTCGACGGCCTTGCTGCTGCGGGGAACGGAGGGAGAGGTCGTCGCGGACGCCCGGCGCCTGCCGCAGATGGACGGGTTCATCGCCGGACGCCGTGTCGCGCTGCAGGAAGGCAGGAAAGGGACGCTCACCGACCTGCCCGACCTGCCGAAGGACACGGCACCTGAAACGACCGCCGCCTATATCCGCGACGTCCTCGCGGGAACCCGTCCCGTGCCCTCCTCCATGGCGCTCCAGGTGGAACATATCTTGCATCTCGCTGACGCAGCCACCACAACGATTCGAGACATATGA
- a CDS encoding peroxidase-related enzyme has protein sequence MKTQRYPAPELKDLPEDIRLRVLEVQEKAGFVPNVFLALARRPAEWRAFFAYHDALMLKEEGSLTKGDREMIVTATSAANSCLYCVVAHGAILRIYEKKPLVADQVAVNYRKADITDRQRAMLDFAIKVCLASHEIGEEDFAPLHAHGFSDEDIWDIAAITAFFGLSNRMASFSNMQPNPEFYLMGRVPKAK, from the coding sequence ATGAAAACCCAGCGATATCCCGCCCCCGAACTGAAGGATTTGCCCGAGGACATCCGCCTGCGCGTGCTCGAAGTGCAGGAAAAAGCGGGCTTCGTGCCCAACGTGTTCCTCGCGCTCGCGCGCCGCCCCGCGGAGTGGCGCGCTTTCTTCGCCTATCACGACGCCTTGATGCTGAAGGAGGAAGGCTCGCTCACCAAGGGCGACCGCGAGATGATCGTCACGGCGACGAGCGCCGCGAACAGCTGCCTGTACTGCGTCGTCGCGCATGGGGCGATCCTGCGGATCTACGAGAAGAAGCCGCTGGTGGCCGACCAGGTGGCGGTGAACTACCGCAAGGCGGACATTACCGACAGGCAGCGCGCGATGCTGGACTTCGCGATAAAGGTGTGCCTGGCGTCGCACGAAATCGGCGAGGAGGACTTCGCGCCCCTGCATGCGCACGGCTTCTCGGACGAGGACATCTGGGACATCGCGGCGATCACGGCATTCTTCGGGCTGTCGAATCGCATGGCGAGCTTCTCGAACATGCAGCCGAATCCGGAGTTTTACTTGATGGGTCGGGTGCCGAAGGCCAAATGA
- a CDS encoding electron transfer flavoprotein-ubiquinone oxidoreductase: MTHEEILAQFGPREAMEYDVVVVGGGPAGLSTAIRLKQLAAEHGKEVSVVVLEKGSEPGAHILSGAIMDPRALTELIPDWKALGAPLNQPVTEDAMMFFGEKSAIRTPGFLLPPNFQNHGNYVISLGNLTRWLAQQAEGLGVEIFPGFPAAEVLYNENGSVKGVATGNMGVGKDGEPTDSFQLGMELHAKYTIFAEGSRGHLGKQLIARFKLDEGRDPQAYGLGIKELWEIDPKRHQPGFVMHTAGWPLDNDTYGGSFLYHMENNQVVMGFITGLDYSNPYLSPFEEFQRWKTHPNVRWYLEGDEAQGIKPAKRVSYGARAITAGGLLSLPKTVFPGGALVGCDAGYLNVSRIKGSHAAIKTGMLAAKAAYDAVTNGRQHDELSAYPEAFEKSWLHEELNKARNFKSWFKLGLLPATVMTGIEQFVLRGRMPWTRHRDTPDHAALKPAAQCKPIVYPKPDGKLTFDRLSSVFISNTNHAEDQPAHLTLKDNSVPVQVNLAKYAGPEARYCPAGVYEFVKNPDDTDRLQINAQNCVHCKTCDIKDPTQNIVWVTPEGGGGPNYTNM, translated from the coding sequence ATGACACACGAAGAAATACTCGCCCAGTTCGGACCGCGCGAAGCCATGGAATACGACGTCGTCGTCGTCGGAGGCGGGCCCGCGGGCCTGTCCACCGCGATCCGCCTGAAGCAGCTCGCGGCGGAGCACGGCAAGGAGGTGTCCGTCGTCGTGCTGGAGAAGGGCTCGGAGCCGGGGGCGCACATCCTGTCGGGCGCAATCATGGATCCGCGCGCGCTCACGGAGCTCATCCCCGACTGGAAGGCACTCGGCGCGCCGCTGAACCAGCCGGTCACCGAGGACGCCATGATGTTCTTCGGCGAGAAGTCCGCGATCCGCACGCCGGGCTTCCTCTTGCCGCCGAACTTCCAGAACCACGGCAACTACGTCATCAGCCTGGGCAACCTCACGCGCTGGCTCGCGCAGCAGGCGGAGGGCCTGGGCGTGGAAATCTTTCCTGGCTTTCCCGCCGCCGAGGTGCTCTACAACGAGAACGGCTCCGTCAAGGGCGTCGCCACCGGGAACATGGGCGTGGGCAAGGACGGCGAGCCGACCGACAGCTTCCAGCTCGGGATGGAGCTGCACGCGAAGTACACGATCTTCGCGGAGGGCTCGCGCGGGCACCTGGGCAAGCAGCTCATCGCGCGCTTCAAGCTCGACGAGGGCCGCGACCCGCAGGCCTACGGCCTGGGCATCAAGGAGCTGTGGGAGATCGATCCCAAGCGCCACCAGCCCGGCTTCGTCATGCACACCGCCGGCTGGCCGCTGGACAACGACACCTACGGCGGCTCCTTCCTGTACCACATGGAAAACAACCAGGTGGTGATGGGATTCATCACCGGCCTCGACTATTCGAACCCGTACCTGAGCCCCTTCGAGGAATTCCAGCGCTGGAAGACGCACCCCAATGTCCGCTGGTACCTGGAAGGCGACGAGGCGCAGGGCATCAAGCCCGCCAAACGCGTGTCGTACGGCGCGCGCGCCATCACCGCCGGCGGTTTGCTGAGCCTGCCCAAGACGGTGTTTCCCGGCGGCGCGCTGGTGGGCTGCGACGCCGGCTACCTCAACGTCTCGCGCATCAAGGGCAGCCACGCCGCGATCAAGACGGGCATGCTCGCCGCCAAGGCGGCCTACGACGCCGTGACGAACGGGCGCCAGCACGACGAGCTCAGCGCGTACCCGGAGGCTTTCGAGAAGTCGTGGCTGCACGAGGAGCTGAACAAGGCGCGCAATTTCAAGAGCTGGTTCAAGCTGGGCCTGCTGCCCGCGACCGTGATGACGGGTATCGAGCAATTTGTGCTGCGCGGCCGCATGCCGTGGACGCGCCACCGCGACACGCCCGACCATGCGGCGCTGAAGCCGGCCGCCCAGTGCAAGCCGATCGTCTATCCAAAGCCGGACGGCAAGCTCACCTTCGACCGGTTGTCGTCGGTGTTCATTTCCAACACCAACCACGCGGAAGACCAGCCCGCGCACCTGACGCTCAAGGACAACTCCGTGCCCGTCCAGGTGAACCTCGCGAAATACGCGGGTCCCGAGGCGCGCTACTGCCCGGCCGGCGTCTACGAGTTCGTGAAGAACCCCGACGACACCGACCGCCTGCAGATCAACGCGCAGAACTGCGTGCACTGCAAGACCTGCGACATCAAGGACCCGACGCAGAACATCGTGTGGGTCACGCCGGAGGGCGGCGGCGGGCCGAATTACACGAATATGTGA
- a CDS encoding glycoside hydrolase family 5 protein — MQRRDFNKTALAAATVAVTATGCGGGADSAVVADSGAGSTALAAAKPLAAPLRAPASPAIGVNLSGMEWAETGMRFGGGTAPNIHYTVPRKQDVAYLASQGITKTRLVIKWEMLQPMLFDTVANAASKAAIGQPGGFDLGYGLQILDILDAHAAAGIKCIIDLHNYCRYRDFVYQPDGSVIGLVKPSDPTVRAYTTDNAQVRTRIFATAPGATLTAAHLSNFWTGVAGYVKNHPGFGGYGLMNEPYFMPRPGELVEAYQGFGEDLTIWPTVAQQAINAIRAVDPTNPIYLGGNDYSAMFTIADNNPGWPLSGANIVYEVHGYLDAYSNGQSFDWDAEVAKGYTAGVANAPITLNTGLERLRIAVNWSIAKGVKLAVTETGMPIDDARWQESYQRMVDYAHANNVEVFNWLGGSHWLLHSNGINHVPSWYQNKTLEPQAAGPLKKSAGISQAVLFDGGPGYAAAGGSVTITVFARGNLATPVTLNVASSNGGSFSKTTLTIPAGANGSDSYTFTPAPNSVTTLSYSAVSGGLNTPPSRKVYALTDPVAYASTSLADAGMALIAKYSAAKWDMGDGYTDYLSGVPAGTGQPLRAVSDSGYASSASNAMEMINWTNTDRPGSGGVQHPPVLRDVSGLKISDHTQPDTYGLWCRKQTPVAGSNPNPRNRVPYDLQDAHFVIAAVGVPTPSCSGTMFQASYAQGSQAAEINFDASRPQAKWTNAAGQAVTITSPTALAPNTPNVVTMTSASGAQALRLNKNVVGTSATPLPTASFDQMLLGWGFSNFYPQTGFGGYIKAVVTGRGAPTAAELLVMERYVGSLAGMSL, encoded by the coding sequence ATGCAAAGACGTGATTTCAACAAGACCGCCCTCGCGGCTGCCACCGTCGCCGTTACGGCCACCGGTTGCGGCGGCGGCGCGGATTCCGCCGTAGTTGCCGATTCCGGCGCCGGTTCCACCGCGCTCGCCGCGGCCAAGCCGCTCGCAGCCCCGCTGCGCGCCCCGGCTTCGCCCGCGATCGGCGTGAACCTCTCCGGCATGGAGTGGGCCGAAACCGGCATGCGCTTCGGCGGCGGCACCGCCCCCAACATCCACTACACCGTCCCGCGCAAGCAGGACGTCGCCTACCTGGCCTCGCAGGGCATCACCAAGACCCGCCTGGTCATCAAGTGGGAAATGCTGCAGCCCATGCTGTTCGACACTGTCGCCAACGCGGCCTCCAAGGCGGCCATCGGCCAGCCCGGCGGCTTCGACCTCGGCTACGGCCTGCAGATCCTGGACATCCTGGACGCGCACGCCGCGGCCGGCATCAAGTGCATCATCGACCTGCACAACTATTGCCGCTACCGCGACTTCGTCTACCAGCCCGACGGCTCGGTGATCGGCCTCGTGAAGCCCTCGGACCCGACGGTCCGCGCCTACACGACCGACAACGCCCAGGTGCGCACGCGCATCTTCGCGACCGCCCCGGGCGCCACGCTCACCGCCGCGCACCTTAGCAACTTCTGGACGGGCGTCGCCGGCTACGTGAAGAACCACCCCGGCTTCGGCGGCTACGGCCTCATGAACGAGCCGTACTTCATGCCGCGTCCGGGCGAACTCGTGGAAGCCTATCAAGGCTTCGGCGAAGACCTGACGATCTGGCCGACGGTCGCGCAGCAGGCGATCAACGCCATCCGCGCCGTCGACCCGACCAACCCGATCTACCTCGGCGGCAACGACTACAGCGCGATGTTCACCATCGCCGACAACAACCCCGGCTGGCCGCTCTCCGGCGCCAACATCGTGTACGAAGTGCACGGCTACCTCGACGCCTACAGCAACGGCCAGTCCTTCGACTGGGACGCCGAAGTCGCCAAGGGCTACACGGCCGGCGTCGCCAACGCGCCGATCACGCTGAACACCGGCCTCGAGCGCCTGCGCATCGCCGTCAACTGGTCCATTGCCAAGGGCGTGAAGCTCGCGGTGACGGAAACGGGCATGCCCATCGACGACGCCCGCTGGCAGGAGTCCTACCAGCGCATGGTCGACTACGCGCACGCCAACAACGTCGAAGTCTTCAATTGGCTCGGCGGCAGCCACTGGCTTCTGCACTCGAACGGCATCAACCACGTGCCCAGCTGGTACCAGAACAAGACGCTGGAACCCCAGGCCGCCGGCCCGCTCAAGAAGTCGGCAGGCATCAGCCAGGCCGTCCTGTTCGACGGCGGTCCCGGTTACGCGGCAGCCGGCGGCTCGGTCACCATCACGGTGTTCGCGCGCGGCAACCTCGCGACGCCGGTCACGCTGAACGTGGCCTCCAGCAATGGCGGCAGCTTCAGCAAAACGACGCTCACGATCCCCGCGGGCGCCAACGGCTCCGACAGCTACACCTTCACGCCCGCGCCCAACAGCGTCACCACGCTGTCGTACAGCGCCGTGTCCGGCGGCCTCAACACGCCGCCGTCGCGCAAGGTCTATGCACTGACGGACCCCGTCGCCTACGCGTCCACCAGCCTCGCCGACGCCGGCATGGCGCTCATCGCCAAGTACAGCGCCGCCAAGTGGGACATGGGCGACGGCTACACGGACTACCTGAGCGGCGTGCCCGCGGGCACCGGCCAGCCGCTGCGCGCGGTGTCCGATTCGGGCTACGCGTCCAGCGCGAGCAACGCGATGGAGATGATCAACTGGACCAACACGGACCGCCCGGGTTCGGGTGGCGTGCAGCACCCGCCCGTCCTGCGCGACGTGTCGGGCCTGAAGATCTCCGACCACACGCAGCCGGACACCTACGGCCTGTGGTGCCGCAAGCAGACGCCGGTCGCCGGTTCCAACCCGAACCCGCGCAACCGCGTGCCTTACGACCTGCAGGACGCGCACTTCGTGATCGCAGCCGTGGGCGTGCCCACGCCTTCCTGCAGCGGCACGATGTTCCAGGCGTCCTATGCGCAGGGATCGCAGGCGGCGGAGATCAACTTCGACGCCAGCCGCCCGCAGGCCAAGTGGACGAACGCCGCCGGCCAGGCCGTGACGATCACGAGCCCCACGGCACTCGCGCCCAACACGCCGAACGTGGTCACGATGACGTCCGCCTCCGGTGCGCAGGCTCTGCGCCTGAACAAGAACGTGGTGGGCACCTCGGCGACGCCGCTGCCGACCGCCTCTTTCGACCAGATGCTCCTGGGCTGGGGCTTCAGCAACTTCTACCCGCAGACCGGGTTCGGCGGCTACATCAAGGCCGTCGTCACCGGGCGCGGCGCGCCGACGGCCGCCGAGCTGCTGGTGATGGAGCGCTATGTCGGCAGCCTGGCCGGCATGAGCCTGTGA
- the cobA gene encoding uroporphyrinogen-III C-methyltransferase, with the protein MNTGQVTLVGAGPGDPELLTIKAMRAIQAATVLLVDDLVSPEIVALASPHARVVHVGKRGGCKSTPQAFIEKLMVMAAKEGETVVRLKGGDPFIFGRGGEEVEHLRAAGVDVHVVNGITSGLAAVTSLGVPLTHREHAHGVVFVTGHAQPGTQGPDWRALAATARDARLTLVIYMGVSGAGRIQEGLLSALPASTPVAIVQRASLPDQRHAVTTLGELQSTIAREALASPSVIVVGDVIRGVAVAAEQVRNIRAA; encoded by the coding sequence ATGAACACCGGTCAAGTCACCCTCGTCGGCGCCGGCCCCGGCGACCCCGAACTCCTCACCATCAAGGCGATGCGCGCCATCCAGGCTGCCACCGTGCTGCTGGTCGACGACCTCGTCAGCCCGGAGATCGTCGCCCTCGCTTCGCCGCACGCCCGCGTCGTCCACGTGGGCAAGCGCGGCGGCTGCAAGAGCACGCCGCAGGCCTTCATCGAGAAGCTGATGGTGATGGCCGCCAAGGAAGGCGAAACCGTCGTGCGGCTGAAGGGCGGCGACCCGTTCATCTTCGGCCGCGGCGGCGAGGAGGTCGAGCATCTTCGAGCCGCGGGCGTCGACGTGCATGTGGTGAACGGCATCACCTCCGGCCTCGCGGCGGTGACTTCGCTGGGCGTGCCCCTCACGCACCGCGAGCATGCCCATGGCGTCGTGTTCGTCACGGGCCACGCGCAACCGGGCACGCAGGGGCCGGACTGGCGCGCGCTGGCGGCGACGGCACGCGATGCGCGCCTGACGCTGGTGATCTACATGGGCGTGAGTGGCGCGGGCCGCATCCAGGAGGGCCTGCTCAGCGCCCTGCCCGCTTCCACCCCGGTCGCGATCGTGCAGCGCGCGAGCCTGCCCGATCAGCGGCATGCGGTGACGACCCTCGGCGAACTGCAATCGACGATCGCGCGCGAAGCACTCGCGAGTCCGTCCGTCATCGTCGTCGGCGACGTGATCCGCGGTGTGGCTGTGGCGGCCGAGCAGGTCCGGAACATTCGGGCGGCTTGA
- the gcvT gene encoding glycine cleavage system aminomethyltransferase GcvT, with protein MADSEEQHLLHTPLNALHVELGARMVPFAGYAMPVQYPTGLMAEHRHTREHAGLFDVSHMGQLSLSGPDAAAAFETLMPVDVMGLAVGKQRYGLLLTDEGTIIDDLMFVNRGDDNLFVIVNGACKHGDIAHIQNRIGSRCEVTPMPERALLALQGPEAVTALQRVVPGVKQLVFMTGGAFEWNGGELFITRSGYTGEDGFEISVQETQAVAFARALLAQPEVKPVGLGARNSLRLEAGLCLYGNDIDTTTTPVEAALNWAIQKVRRTGGERAGGFPGADRVLGQLDGTVPLARKRVGLVALERVPVREHTPLHDAQGQAIGEVTSGLLGPSVDKPVAMGYVPPALAANGTRVTAMVRGKPVAMEVAPLPFVPNRYYRG; from the coding sequence TTGGCCGACAGCGAAGAACAACACCTTCTCCATACGCCCCTGAACGCGCTGCACGTCGAGCTCGGCGCGCGCATGGTTCCCTTCGCCGGCTACGCCATGCCGGTCCAGTACCCCACCGGCCTGATGGCCGAACACCGGCACACGCGGGAGCATGCGGGCCTGTTCGACGTGTCGCACATGGGCCAGCTGAGCCTCTCCGGCCCGGACGCGGCGGCGGCCTTCGAAACGCTGATGCCCGTGGACGTGATGGGCCTGGCCGTCGGCAAGCAGCGCTACGGCCTGCTCCTCACCGACGAGGGCACGATCATCGACGACCTGATGTTCGTGAACCGCGGCGACGACAACCTCTTCGTCATCGTCAACGGCGCCTGCAAGCACGGCGACATCGCGCACATCCAGAATCGCATCGGCTCGCGCTGCGAGGTGACGCCCATGCCCGAGCGTGCCCTGCTCGCGCTTCAGGGACCGGAGGCCGTGACCGCGCTGCAGCGCGTGGTGCCGGGCGTCAAGCAGCTGGTCTTCATGACCGGCGGCGCGTTCGAGTGGAACGGCGGCGAGCTTTTCATCACGCGCAGCGGCTACACCGGCGAGGACGGCTTCGAAATCTCCGTGCAGGAGACGCAGGCCGTGGCCTTCGCGCGCGCATTGCTCGCTCAGCCCGAAGTGAAGCCCGTGGGCCTGGGGGCGCGCAACTCGCTGCGTCTCGAAGCGGGCCTGTGCCTCTACGGCAACGACATCGACACGACGACGACGCCCGTGGAGGCCGCGCTCAACTGGGCGATCCAGAAGGTGCGCCGCACCGGTGGCGAGCGCGCCGGCGGCTTCCCCGGCGCGGACCGCGTGCTCGGCCAGCTCGACGGCACGGTGCCGCTCGCGCGCAAACGCGTGGGCCTTGTCGCCCTCGAGCGCGTGCCGGTGCGCGAGCACACGCCCCTGCACGACGCGCAGGGCCAGGCCATCGGCGAGGTGACGAGCGGACTGCTCGGACCCAGCGTGGACAAGCCCGTGGCCATGGGCTACGTGCCGCCCGCCCTCGCCGCCAACGGCACGCGCGTCACGGCGATGGTTCGCGGCAAGCCCGTGGCCATGGAAGTCGCGCCCCTGCCCTTCGTTCCCAACCGCTATTACCGCGGCTGA